GGCGAGAAGCGCACCCGCACCTGCGTCATGGCTGAGGGTGTCACGATCAagagggacgacgccgtcaaggatggcctcgtcctcgagggcAACGACATCGACAACGTCTCCaagtccgccgcgctcatccaCATGAGCTGCCTCGTCAAGAAGAAGGATATCCGTAAGTTCCTCGACGGGTTCTACGTTTCGGAGAAGGGTGTCATTTCGGACGAGTAAGCGTTTGCTCGTTTCGGAGGTGTTGGAGTGTCTtggccgaggacgccggcttGGGTTGGGTCGGGGTAGGACGAAAAAAGCTGGGATAGCCGTCTTTTTTTATCAGACTTCGCTCTTTCGTTATCATTCGTGTCCCAAAACCTGACTGTCGCCCGTACGCGAGAAATACATCAAATACCACCCAATTAACGTTTCGGGGCGCGTTGGAAATCAGCCACAGTCCGAATCGTTTTTTAAGGCCGATCGCGATGGTGTTGATGAGAGCCGTTTTCTTCCCAGCAATTTCCGGAGCCCAGCGAAGAGGCAGACCCTCCCGGCGCTGGAGGCCCGGTGAAGAGAAACTTGGAGACATGACGCACGGAGCTTCGTGATCGTTGAGACGTGAATAAAgtgcacgcgccgccgatctcGATACGCGAGAGGGATCCCGCCAAGGATGGCCAACGCCACGAACGTCACCAAGACGAACTCCACCGGCACTCCTTCCAATGGGTTGTATCCGCCCCCGATGGTGGCGAACAACACCAACACGACGGACTTTGCTGACGGCTACGTCGTGAGTGCATTCCCCTCTGAGTATTATGTCTCTGCGGACTCGGACACTGACCCCCGTCCCCTCTCGACCGCGCAGTGGTGCTGGCTGAACACTACGACGCCCCCGGTGAACTGGACcgagcccccgcccccggctcCCCCCGGTGGTTGGCGCTCcccgaagccgtcgccgccgcccgcgaggccctcgccgccgccgccgccgtactccgccccgagcccgccgccgccgccgccgctcccgcccgaTCTCACGTTAAACCTCTCCtatccgcccgcgcccgcgatgcgcCAGTGGCAGATCCTGGTCCCGTGCAATCAcacggcgccggctcccCCCGGTCCGGACCCGTTATTGCTGGGTTTCATCGACCTGTACGACCCGCTGACCGTCTTCGCGTTCGTCTTCACCGTGTGTTCCGTGCTGTTCTACTACCTCAGGCGCTGGCAActgagggaggaggcgaagcgcgcggagcgggtCCCcacgctcgacgacgagatcaAGCGATCGGCAAACCTCCGACACATCAAGTCGATgttcgaggaggtggacatagaggaggaggagacggaaGAGGAGGAGCTGGACGAGTGGGGGCGAGTTaaaaagaagaagaaggagccgTGGTGGAAGCGGATCAAGCTGGACTGGTCTTGGGAGGACGTGGGAGCCGTCATTGGCAAGGTGTACAGAAGGGTGAAAAAGTTTCTGTTCACCGCCACTTTCGGCGCACCAGTGTCTGAAACATCGGTCAGCATCACGGAGTTCATTCACATCTTCCAGATCGACGTGCGAAGCGAGTGGGCGCAGAGGTTCATCGCGCTGCTAGACGCGGACGGCAACGGGACGATGGAGTTTCAGGAGTttgtcgtcggcgtgggAACGCTGAGCACAAAGGAGAAAAACAGCGGCGCCACCGACTTTGGCTCCTTCTGCTTCAAGCTCCTAGACCTGGACAACCGGGGCAAGCTCCCGAGGGAGGAGCTGCTCGCGACGGTGTGGCGCTACGTCCGGTACAGAGAGTGCCGCGCGAAcgacaaggcggcggagatcaAGGCCAAGACCGACTACAAGGATAGGTACATATCGCCGGAtatcgaggcggcgctgaacAATCACAGGCGAGTGGTCCGAGACTACCGCGCCAAGATGTACCTCGGCAGGGACCAGAACTGGGACAAGCTGGGCAAGTTTAACcgcagcgacggcgcggaggaggtgcaACAGtgggcggaggacgccgcgagggaggcggaggtcCGGGACCCGCGGAAGGTCAAGGAGACGAGGGAGGAGCACGACAGGCGGAGGCGCATGGCAGACGTTCGTAAAAAAAtgcgagacgccgccgccgcgctgcgcgttGAGTACCCCAAGGAAATCACGCCCAGGGACTTCCAGAAGTTTCTCGACGATTTCCCCGATACCTTCAAGCCCGCGATGGAGATATACAAGAAGCTGAGGCCCTACGCcagggcgtgcgcgcggtgcgtgGAGCGGGTCCCGAACCTCCGCCTGGACGAGATGAAGGCtcacgaggcggcgcaggtgtGGCGAGCGGGCCAGAAGGTGACGTGGTTctgggacgaggacgaggagcacAGGCACAGGCCCACGCGTCAACGCGAGGACCGGGATCCGAAGCTTCTGGAGGAGATCGCGACGATGgccgcgcgcagggcgctgACGGAACGCGCCCGACggagcgacggggcgacTCGAATCGGCGAACACGACGAAGCAGCCGCCGAGTCAATCGACGATCAATCAGCCGCGATTtccacgacgcgcgacggggggatcCGCAAGGACCGCGGGCCCCCGAGCGTACGGGTGCAGGGCCGAGGCCACGCGCTGGCGAGGACCGCGGAGATGCGGGTGAACGCGCTGAtcgacgcgcccccgtcggaaGCCGCGGGGGATTTGGCGTACCTGACGACTCGCGCGAGGATCCTCGCGCTGAACATGCTCCCGCTCGAGCCGTGCGCCCGGATCGTGCACGCGATGGATCCCCGGCGAAGGGCGgaggtcatcgacgccgtggacccgcgcgtcggggagaTGGTGACCCAGCTGCTcatcgaccgcggcgaggcggtcaccggcgagggcgcgaccccgcgccgagaccgcgccgacgacgggggtcAAAAAGTCAACGCCAAGGCTCAGCGGGCGATGTGGGAGGaacggcgtgggcgcggcggggttttGGGTCTGGAGTACGGCCTGGACGTGTACTCGACGCAGTTCGgggacggcggaggaggcggcggaggcgggggtgTTTTGCccgggcagctcgcgtcgccggctggTATCGAAGCTGAGGAACCCTCGAGTTTCGTCGCGCAGCGAGCCGAGGAGCTTCGCCTGGCCTTCAAcgccaacggcgacgcgatgtaCGTGTACGGCGGGGATGATTCGGGTTTTCAGCCGTTCGAGGAGATGGCGAAGGGGGAGGAAACGGCGGTGAGGGAGGatcggggcgacgcgtgggACGAGGCGAACACCGAGggaggtcgcggcgacgcgtacaGGATAGACATAGCGGATCGTTGAATTTCCTTCATCCCGTAGTTTCCGAGGGCGTTTCCTCGGCAAACCTCGGACGCTCCGGCCCCGGACTCTCACCGCCCTCCCCGGGCCCTTCCTCTCGCacaacgcgcgcgctcgccgcccgccatgCCCACGAGCCGCGCCCGGaggacgctcgcgctcgcgtcggcggcgctcatcgcgtcgctcgcgtccggccgcgcgctcgccgccggcgaggaccgaGCGCTCTCGccccgaggacgcgaggAAACTATCGGCCGCGTGCTGCTTGaccacgacgccgaccgGTTCCGCgttctcgacggcggcggcgcgcacaaCGCCCTGAACTACGATAAGCCCTTGGAGGACCAGGCGACCGCCACGACGTGCAACCCTCGCGACGACTTCGTccggacgagcggcggccaGTTCACGCTGGGCGGCGAAAGGTTCGTGTTTGCGGGGTGGAACCAGTGGGAGGTCCTCGaggccgcctccgacgcgccgcccccgttcCGCCACCTCCCCTTACCCGGCCGCGAGCACATCGTCCGCGTGATGAAcgaggcggtcgacgccgggctcAAGGTGGTTCGCATGTGGGCGCACACGATCACCCCCGGACACGCCGCGCAGACCTCACCCGGCGTCTGGAACGAGGAAATCCTCGAGGGGATGGATTTCGTCCTCGACcaggcgcgccgacgcggcttGAAGATCATATGGGCGCTCGCCGATAACTGGTACCCGGTCGGGGGCGTGATGCAGTACGTGGAGTGGTCACAAACCGCGAGTAGGCACCAGGACTTCTTCACCGACGAGTCCGCCATAAAAATCTTCGAGGCTACGTTCGACACCCTCGCTAACCGCGTCAACGTCTTCAACGGCGTCGCATACAAAGATGACGCGACGATATTCGCGTGGAACCTCGCTAACGAGGCGCGATGTCAGGGttgcgacgcgcgggtcatGCAGAGCTGGATCGAGCGCGTGTGCGCAAAGTTCAAATCCGCGGATCCCAACCACCTCGTCGGCATCGGATACGAGGGCTTCTACCACGAGTCCTCCGGCGCTCGCAAGTTCCGCACCAACCCGGGCAAGGGCGGTTCTcgatgggcggcgcgagagggCCAAGACTTCGTTCGCAACGCACGGGCGGAGTGCGTCGACTACGTCGGCGTGCACGTGTGGCCCGACAACTGGAATtacgacggcgtcgataACCAAAGAGAGTACATATCGAGTCGTGTTcgagacgccgcgaacgaagTCGGGAACAAACCGTTCCTATTGGAAGAGTTCGGATACAGCGTCACGGACCCGGACGATACGTCGCAGGTGTACGCCAACGAAAAAGGGGGAAGGAACGCGCCCGTTCGTGACGCGTACTTTGCATCCGCGTTTGACGTTGCGCTCGAAGCGGCGAAAGCCGGGAGGCTGTCGGGGACGTTGTTCTGGCACTGGTACGACAGGGGCGTGGGACCGGGAAAGTACGGCGTGCGGTCCGACGACTCCACGTTCGGGCTGATCGTGGAgcacgcggaggcgatgAACGCGATAACCGGGGCGCCCAGGTCCTGCGCCGCGTGAGAGAGACGACGAGAAagcctcctccgtcgtcgcggggggttCTCGGTGGGTGGGACCTCGCGCCTCCACGCTATTGTGACTCGGATTTCCTCCTGAGAAAATCCTCTTGTGACTGCTCCGCTGAGGAAGATTGTTCCGTAACCTTCCAATTTGCCTTTGAAATCGCGCCAATTGCCTAATTGCCTAATTGACGTACGTATGAAATCTAGTTACGGAATTTGCTCGTACCCCCCGTTCTTCCCGATTTGGATTGAACCGTTTTCGTGTCGtgaaacgacgacgacgcgtcggtgccaatcgcgaggcgcgcgcgagggcccgTACCACAGCCGTACGGCGTCATCGCACACCGCGTTTCCTGAAGTAAGAGTCTCACGGAACAAGACACCCGCCGCATGTCCGGCCCCGAGGTccttcccggcggcggcatcgacaGCGCGGTCCTCAtgcccccgccctcgcccccgccgcccgcgcggaacAATGTCTCGGAGATGAatcccgacgcgctcggggggCTCGCGAGCCAGGCGTCGCGGGACCTGGAGATCAAGAAGGAGCAGCTCAAGCTCGCgatgctcgagctcgacctcgccgagcgcaggGAGCGCATCGCCAACCAGcaggccgagcgcgcgctgaaGATCAAGGAGCGCGaactcgagctcgccgagagAGAGGCGAAGCAGAGGGCGCTCCTCaatcccccgcccccgcccccgcccccgcccaagGGCGTCCCTGACCTGCAGGTATCCGACTCCATGATGGTTGCCATACCCCCCGGCAGAGTTCAGGCGAAGATGGCCTCGATGAAGGTCTCCGGCGAGATCGGAGCCAACGTGGGGGATCGCCAAGAATCGCCCGACGACCCGCCCGCAGTCGCGGCGACAGccgcagacgacgacgccgcagcagcagcagcagccgctCAGCCCGGTGAGCCCCCCGGCAACGACGACCCCGCGGACGGTGAGCTCTCAGGCTTCGACGTCGGCCGCaacggcgacctcgccgccaaggttgCCGCGATGCACAAGCACAAGGATTCCCTTCGCAAGGATTACGAGGACAAGCTCGGGGAGCTGGACAAGCAGATGGCcgaggcggccatcgcgcagCACaagcgcgagcagctcgcgcgcaaggtggccgccgaggccgtccgtgaggcgaggacctcgcgagTCTCGCAGCTCGCCAAcctcatcgcggcgtcgctcgagatGGTCAAGaagagcggcgacgcgctcgattCGGTGGTGCTCAAGCTGGTGGACCACATCGAGCAGGACACCCAGGAGCAGATGATGGGCCGCGACGGGCCCAAGGGCGACGGcaacgacgacgtcaacTCCAAGGACGGGCCGAGCGGCATGCAGGATAAGCTCATGAAGCTGATGCTGTCCAGCCCCAGCGACGAGCaactcgaggacgccgtggcCATCATGGAGGGGATGAAGCCCAAGGCTGAGTGGGACAACATGCAGTCGCTCACCGCGCAACTCGGCAACCTCACAAACTACATGAGCAGGTTGGAGGGGAAGatgacggacgaggaggaggcgcaggcgaTCGCGGACAGggtcctcgcggaggaggccgccgccaacggcgagggcggtgaccCGGCGGCTGCCGACCaggccggcgacggggcgcccgccgccgctgcccccgAGCCGGAGGTTGAGCCGGCGACTGAGGCGGACGAGGTGGCGTCCGACGACCTCCCGGTCCCCAAGGAGCTCATGGAGCAACTCAACGTGCTGAGGGGCAAGAAGAAGTACCTCGAGGAGAtcaagcagctcgagctGGCGGTCAGGGCGCTGCAggaggagcaggcggcgggaTTTCCCCCCGAGGTTgagccgccgacggtgatgccgggcgacgaggacgacgacgataacgcgcccgcgcccgaacccgccgcggagtgACGACCCAACCCGCGACTTTACGTGGTGTAccctcgcgcgacgaacgagacgcgcgcgacgcgacgcgacgcccctTCGCACCCTTTCCGATTCGGAGTAGCTGTGAATACCCGGTTTGTGATCAAGGCTGTCTATTTCAACGCGAGCGACCGACGGCGAGAGCGTCTCAGCCGGGCGttttcgcggcgaggcactgCCACGCGCAGTTTTCCCCCATGACGTGCGCGCCCGTcccttcgccctcgccctcgcccccgagcAGGTAGTCCCCCCTGTCGAACGCCAGTTCTCGCTCGTCCAGCGACCTGAACGGGTTCATCTCCGACTCCCAGAGCcactccacctcctcgcggggGCCCgtgccgccctcgcccgcctcgccctcgcccccccCGAACATCTCGCCGAgaacgtcctcgtcgcacTCGGTCTCCGCCAGGGTGTATCCCGTCACGAGCAACGGGCACTCGTCCTCGAACAGGATCTCCCTCATCGTCGGTCGCCACTCGTCGGGTTCGTACCCCCACACCCCCGCGTTGAACGCGAGTGCGAGGTCGGGCGAAAagtccgtcaccgccgtcgccgccgatgctcCCCGGTCCCCTTCGTTCGCGTCCCCTTGGTTCGCGTCCCCGGACGACCCCTcttcgttcgcgtcgttcgtgtcatcctcgtcgtcgccagctgtgtcggcttcgtcggctTGGTCGCGTCTGCGCTTCCTGTCTTGTTCCCGAAGGTTGTGGTACAGCCCGACGCGGTAGGCGACCCGGatctcgatcgcgtcgtcgtccgccgtctccttcgcgtcgtcggcgtcggcgtcgtccctctTAGAGCTGCTCACGGCGTGGAAGACGtcccgctcgacgccgtcgtccaggcGCACGTTCgggccgacgaggacgacgtcgacccgcCTCACCCCCTCCATGGCGCGCCGgaagagcgacgacgacgacgacgacgacgacgacgactcgccGGCGTTCGTTTTCCCCgtgtcggcgaggagcccgTCGAAGACCGCGGCGGTATCCCGCGGGCACGTTCCCTCCGTCCTGTCCGCGCCGACCAGGAGCAATcggagggtgccgtcgtcgcgcgccgctggTCCGTGCGACGAGGGGGTTCGTTCGGACGATTTGGAAGCCCTGGACGCGCGATGCCGCGCTATCCGATCCATCGCCTTGAGCGTGGTGAATGTCCGCGAGTGGCGCTTGGAGAACGCTATGGgacatcgcgcggcggacgcctccCCGCTCGCATGGCGGCCGACATCTTGTCCATCACCAACCTGCTTTTTTGCGGCCCAGGAGGCTTCGCGCGCGTACGCTTCCCGCGCATCCCCCATGACCTCCCTCCACGTGCGCTCCCCGGTGGAATCCGACTGCGAGTGGTCGTCCGGCATCGTCCGAGGCGTAGTATCGCGTtcgcccttcgcgtcgccccccggcCCGCGCCAAATGTGCGAGCAGCAGATGCGAGTTTTTACCGGAAGTGCTGCGCGCCAACCAATGGGAGCGCGGCTCAGTGCTGCCTGGCTCATCAAACTGTTTGGGCGCCATGGAGGGTGGTCCGTCCGGCGGGCCgggcggcgaccccgcgaggagcggTCCGAGCAAGGGAAGGGAGGAGCTGGTCGAGATGAAGCGCCGGCTGCTCCAGGTAAGCGCCTCGAACCCATCGtcccgcgcccatcgtcgcgggcCCCATCGATCCGTCTCGTTGTTTTCCCGGTCCTCGTCCCTCGCTTAGGGCGccccatcgcggcgatgatgcgCTGACCCGTCCCTCGTCTCGATCCCGTCGCAGCTCGCGGGACCGAACCAGGAGGAGTATTGGAATCTCCTCTCCGCGTTCCTGATGAAGCAGGCGTCGAAAGCCGAGCTGAACGAGAAGGTGCCCAGgctgctcggcgcgcagAACCTCCCGCTGCACAACCTCTTCCTGCGAGGAATCTACAGCACCGCCTCGAGCAAGaaccagcagcagcagcagcagcaggggGTTCCGCTGGCGCGGGTCGCGTCCGGGGGAGCTATGGGACCCGGAGGACCCGGGCCGGGCTCCCAGCAGCAGGGCATGGGGGGATCGGGCCAGGGAGCCCCCGGTCAGCCCATGTCGCAGCAACAGCAGCAACAGCTGATGATGCAGCAacggcagcagcagcagatgcGCTTGCAGCAGCAACAGCAGATGCAagcgcagcagcagcaacaaCAACATCAACAACAAACCATGACCCCGCAGCAGCGGCAGCGGTATCAGCAGCAGATcatgcagcagcagcagcagcagcagcagcagaggGGTGGGGTTGGAGGGGGTATGCCGCCTGGGTCTGGCGGGTCGATCCCGTTGGGGTcagggccgccgccgggcgtcaGCGCCGAGCAGTATCAGCAGGCCATGATGCGCCACAACATAATGCTCCAGCAACGGCAACAGCAGCAGATGATGCAGCAGCAAGctcagcagcagcagcagttGCGCATCCAGCAGCagatgcagcagcagcagaaaGCGACGCCCACGAAGAGGAAGGGCGCGGCTGCGAAggaggggggcggcgggaagaAGCAGAAGGCtctcgcgggggcgggtggtggtggtggcggtggcgggggggCTGTGCTGCAGGGTGGAGGCCAGCAGCAGTATCCGGTGGAGGGTCTcacgcagcagcagcagatgcagatgcagcagcagttcctggcgcagcagcagcagcagcgtcAGCAGTAcatgcagcagcagcaacagcagcagcagcaacagcaacaacaacaacaggctcaacaacaacaacaacaacaggCTCAACAACAGGctcaacaacaacaacaggCTCAAcaacagcagcagcagcagcaccAGATGCACCAGCAGCACCAGATGCACCAGCATGtgatgcagcagcagcagcagcaacaccaccaccaccaccagcagcagcagcagttGATCCAACTCAAGCTCCAGAGGCAGGACCTGATGCGGCAGCAAGAAGAGCTCCAGCGACagcaggaggagctcgacgcgcagTCGCTCGAGTCCCttcgcacctcgcgcgcggtcttcgtctccccggcggcgctctcgctGGGAGACGTcgtggcgcacggcgagggcgagttTGACGTCGACCCTCTCCCGGCGCTCCCCAACGTatccgacgcggacgtcagTCGCCGGCACGTTCGATCGGCGGGGGAAGGGGAGGCCGGCCGGGGGGGACactcggacgacggcggcgcggggagtgCGGGGGATGGCAAGAggccgggcgacggcggcgtggacagcggcgcgagcgaccagacgggcggcggcggagggcgccgtTTGTTTTCCATCCCGCCCCCCGTGCCCctcgtgggcgtcgccgcgccccgcggccgcccgtTGATCGGCCTCCCGGGATCGAAAAGCTCCGTGCCAGCCCAGAACACCCCGTTGGGCCACCCCATGGGTGTCCCCGTTCGGAACGTCTCTCACGGAAAGATCGCCGTGTGCCATCGATCGCTGAAGGTTCGAAtgcggctcgccgcgcacgacgaggGCCTGCGAAGGGTAGCCCCCGAGTGCGTCACGACGATGGCGCACGCGGTTTGCGCGTACGTGCAGCGGGTGGctcgcgcggccgtcgccgcgagggatgCGAGGATCGCCGAgcgggggacggcggcggcggcgcggggggggtcAGGACGGGGGTTGGTGGGACGAgggggggcgggcgccgacgagcccgggacgcgcgacggcgacgggggttcCGACTGCGATCTGGCGACGCTGGAGGCGAGGATGCTGGGCACCGAGGGACCGGGTGGTTCGGGCGACGTGTGCGCCGAGCCCACCGTGCGGATCGaggacctcctcgccgcgatgcggGGTGacccggacccggcggcggcggcgcaccttGAGCGGGTCGGGTTGTCGCTGGCTGAGGAaaacgcgcgcgaggtggcgctcggcggtttcggtttcggcggcgcgttcgactgAGTCAGACTCGGGGGCGTTGATAGCGGGACGTCGTCTCAGTTTGTTATTCCAACATCGTTGGGGAGGTTGGACGATCCAACGTTAcgttcgacccgcgcgcctcgctcgcctcTC
The genomic region above belongs to Micromonas commoda chromosome 4, complete sequence and contains:
- a CDS encoding hypothetical protein (putative uncharacterized protein), which encodes MASMKVSGEIGANVGDRQESPDDPPAVAATAADDDAAAAAAAAQPGEPPGNDDPADGELSGFDVGRNGDLAAKVAAMHKHKDSLRKDYEDKLGELDKQMAEAAIAQHKREQLARKVAAEAVREARTSRVSQLANLIAASLEMVKKSGDALDSVVLKLVDHIEQDTQEQMMGRDGPKGDGNDDVNSKDGPSGMQDKLMKLMLSSPSDEQLEDAVAIMEGMKPKAEWDNMQSLTAQLGNLTNYMSRLEGKMTDEEEAQAIADRVLAEEAAANGEGGDPAAADQAGDGAPAAAAPEPEVEPATEADEVASDDLPVPKELMEQLNVLRGKKKYLEEIKQLELAVRALQEEQAAGFPPEVEPPTVMPGDEDDDDNAPAPEPAAE
- a CDS encoding cellulase (elated to b-mannosidases / b-mannanases; glycosyl hydrolase) gives rise to the protein MPTSRARRTLALASAALIASLASGRALAAGEDRALSPRGREETIGRVLLDHDADRFRVLDGGGAHNALNYDKPLEDQATATTCNPRDDFVRTSGGQFTLGGERFVFAGWNQWEVLEAASDAPPPFRHLPLPGREHIVRVMNEAVDAGLKVVRMWAHTITPGHAAQTSPGVWNEEILEGMDFVLDQARRRGLKIIWALADNWYPVGGVMQYVEWSQTASRHQDFFTDESAIKIFEATFDTLANRVNVFNGVAYKDDATIFAWNLANEARCQGCDARVMQSWIERVCAKFKSADPNHLVGIGYEGFYHESSGARKFRTNPGKGGSRWAAREGQDFVRNARAECVDYVGVHVWPDNWNYDGVDNQREYISSRVRDAANEVGNKPFLLEEFGYSVTDPDDTSQVYANEKGGRNAPVRDAYFASAFDVALEAAKAGRLSGTLFWHWYDRGVGPGKYGVRSDDSTFGLIVEHAEAMNAITGAPRSCAA
- a CDS encoding predicted protein (Encodes a protein with hydroxyproline-rich glycoprotein (HRGP) motifs at N-terminus), with amino-acid sequence MANATNVTKTNSTGTPSNGLYPPPMVANNTNTTDFADGYVWCWLNTTTPPVNWTEPPPPAPPGGWRSPKPSPPPARPSPPPPPYSAPSPPPPPPLPPDLTLNLSYPPAPAMRQWQILVPCNHTAPAPPGPDPLLLGFIDLYDPLTVFAFVFTVCSVLFYYLRRWQLREEAKRAERVPTLDDEIKRSANLRHIKSMFEEVDIEEEETEEEELDEWGRVKKKKKEPWWKRIKLDWSWEDVGAVIGKVYRRVKKFLFTATFGAPVSETSVSITEFIHIFQIDVRSEWAQRFIALLDADGNGTMEFQEFVVGVGTLSTKEKNSGATDFGSFCFKLLDLDNRGKLPREELLATVWRYVRYRECRANDKAAEIKAKTDYKDRYISPDIEAALNNHRRVVRDYRAKMYLGRDQNWDKLGKFNRSDGAEEVQQWAEDAAREAEVRDPRKVKETREEHDRRRRMADVRKKMRDAAAALRVEYPKEITPRDFQKFLDDFPDTFKPAMEIYKKLRPYARACARCVERVPNLRLDEMKAHEAAQVWRAGQKVTWFWDEDEEHRHRPTRQREDRDPKLLEEIATMAARRALTERARRSDGATRIGEHDEAAAESIDDQSAAISTTRDGGIRKDRGPPSVRVQGRGHALARTAEMRVNALIDAPPSEAAGDLAYLTTRARILALNMLPLEPCARIVHAMDPRRRAEVIDAVDPRVGEMVTQLLIDRGEAVTGEGATPRRDRADDGGQKVNAKAQRAMWEERRGRGGVLGLEYGLDVYSTQFGDGGGGGGGGGVLPGQLASPAGIEAEEPSSFVAQRAEELRLAFNANGDAMYVYGGDDSGFQPFEEMAKGEETAVREDRGDAWDEANTEGGRGDAYRIDIADR
- a CDS encoding predicted protein encodes the protein MPDDHSQSDSTGERTWREVMGDAREAYAREASWAAKKQVGDGQDVGRHASGEASAARCPIAFSKRHSRTFTTLKAMDRIARHRASRASKSSERTPSSHGPAARDDGTLRLLLVGADRTEGTCPRDTAAVFDGLLADTGKTNAGESSSSSSSSSSLFRRAMEGVRRVDVVLVGPNVRLDDGVERDVFHAVSSSKRDDADADDAKETADDDAIEIRVAYRVGLYHNLREQDRKRRRDQADEADTAGDDEDDTNDANEEGSSGDANQGDANEGDRGASAATAVTDFSPDLALAFNAGVWGYEPDEWRPTMREILFEDECPLLVTGYTLAETECDEDVLGEMFGGGEGEAGEGGTGPREEVEWLWESEMNPFRSLDERELAFDRGDYLLGGEGEGEGTGAHVMGENCAWQCLAAKTPG
- a CDS encoding predicted protein translates to MEGGPSGGPGGDPARSGPSKGREELVEMKRRLLQEEYWNLLSAFLMKQASKAELNEKVPRLLGAQNLPLHNLFLRGIYSTASSKNQQQQQQQGVPLARVASGGAMGPGGPGPGSQQQGMGGSGQGAPGQPMSQQQQQQLMMQQRQQQQMRLQQQQQMQAQQQQQQHQQQTMTPQQRQRYQQQIMQQQQQQQQQRGGVGGGMPPGSGGSIPLGSGPPPGVSAEQYQQAMMRHNIMLQQRQQQQMMQQQAQQQQQLRIQQQMQQQQKATPTKRKGAAAKEGGGGKKQKALAGAGGGGGGGGGAVLQGGGQQQYPVEGLTQQQQMQMQQQFLAQQQQQRQQYMQQQQQQQQQQQQQQQAQQQQQQQAQQQAQQQQQAQQQQQQQHQMHQQHQMHQHVMQQQQQQHHHHHQQQQQLIQLKLQRQDLMRQQEELQRQQEELDAQSLESLRTSRAVFVSPAALSLGDVVAHGEGEFDVDPLPALPNVSDADVSRRHVRSAGEGEAGRGGHSDDGGAGSAGDGKRPGDGGVDSGASDQTGGGGGRRLFSIPPPVPLVGVAAPRGRPLIGLPGSKSSVPAQNTPLGHPMGVPVRNVSHGKIAVCHRSLKVRMRLAAHDEGLRRVAPECVTTMAHAVCAYVQRVARAAVAARDARIAERGTAAAARGGSGRGLVGRGGAGADEPGTRDGDGGSDCDLATLEARMLGTEGPGGSGDVCAEPTVRIEDLLAAMRGDPDPAAAAHLERVGLSLAEENAREVALGGFGFGGAFD